One window of Mesorhizobium sp. PAMC28654 genomic DNA carries:
- a CDS encoding amino acid ABC transporter permease — MIWQQLQSLAGSYPLALRGLGMTVVLSLISLVLGTALGFGLGILRTGGNRMISMVIGAWVDLIRGTPFLVQIFLIFFILPEFGIELDAFTAGIIALTNLAACFICEIVAAGIRSVPTGQVEAALASGLSRWQRMRQVVLPQAMRIVLPPLVGQYVLLIKDSSVVSAIGLTDLTRVGWLVVQRVPNGLLVFFLVGVGYFIVCYPLIMLARRLERRMGAAHGEVQL; from the coding sequence ATGATCTGGCAACAGTTGCAAAGCCTCGCCGGCAGCTATCCGCTTGCACTGCGCGGCCTCGGCATGACCGTGGTGCTGTCACTGATCAGCCTGGTGCTGGGCACGGCTCTCGGCTTTGGCCTCGGCATCTTGCGCACCGGCGGCAACCGGATGATCAGCATGGTGATCGGCGCCTGGGTCGACCTGATCCGCGGAACGCCGTTCCTGGTGCAGATCTTCCTGATCTTCTTCATCCTGCCGGAATTCGGCATCGAACTCGATGCCTTCACCGCCGGCATCATCGCGCTGACCAACCTTGCCGCCTGCTTCATCTGCGAGATCGTCGCCGCCGGCATCCGCTCGGTGCCCACCGGCCAGGTCGAGGCAGCGCTGGCGTCCGGCCTGTCGCGCTGGCAGCGCATGCGCCAGGTGGTGCTGCCGCAGGCCATGCGCATCGTGCTGCCGCCGCTGGTCGGGCAATATGTGCTGCTGATCAAGGACTCTTCGGTCGTCTCGGCCATTGGGCTCACCGACCTCACCCGCGTCGGCTGGCTGGTGGTGCAGCGCGTGCCCAACGGCTTGCTCGTCTTCTTCCTCGTCGGCGTCGGCTATTTCATCGTCTGCTATCCGCTGATCATGCTGGCGCGCCGGCTGGAGCGCCGCATGGGCGCGGCGCATGGCGAGGTGCAATTGTGA
- a CDS encoding amino acid ABC transporter permease — protein MLENFSFRTIIEYLPLFGQGLVTTVWLSALSFVGALVVGIVLCAMNLQRGWLFRAPAKAYIDAVRATPLLAQLYFLYFGLPRLGFVLPELVVGIVALSLNSGAYIAEIIRAGILSIPRGQVEASVASGMTYVQRMRLVVLPQAFKVTIPPLLGQAIVLVKDSALLSLISVAELTRAGQLLASDRFMPAEGFLTIAAFYLLLYYCLKGLAGLSTRWLGSAGARA, from the coding sequence ATGCTCGAAAATTTCAGCTTCCGCACCATCATCGAATATCTGCCCCTGTTCGGGCAGGGCCTGGTCACGACCGTGTGGCTGTCGGCGCTGTCCTTTGTCGGCGCGCTGGTCGTCGGCATCGTGCTGTGCGCCATGAACCTGCAGCGCGGCTGGCTGTTTCGCGCGCCGGCCAAGGCCTATATCGACGCCGTGCGCGCCACGCCCTTGCTGGCGCAGCTCTATTTCCTCTATTTCGGCCTGCCACGCCTCGGCTTCGTCCTGCCCGAGCTCGTCGTCGGCATCGTCGCTTTGTCGCTCAACAGCGGCGCCTACATCGCCGAAATCATTCGCGCCGGCATCCTGTCGATCCCGCGTGGCCAGGTCGAAGCCAGCGTCGCCTCAGGCATGACTTATGTCCAGCGCATGCGCCTGGTCGTCCTGCCGCAGGCCTTCAAGGTGACGATCCCGCCGCTGCTCGGCCAGGCCATCGTGCTGGTCAAGGATTCGGCGTTGCTGTCGCTGATCTCGGTCGCCGAACTGACGCGCGCCGGGCAGTTGCTGGCGTCTGACCGCTTCATGCCGGCGGAAGGTTTCCTCACCATCGCCGCCTTCTATCTCCTTCTCTACTACTGCCTGAAGGGACTGGCTGGCCTGTCCACCCGCTGGCTCGGCTCGGCGGGGGCGCGCGCATGA
- a CDS encoding ABC transporter substrate-binding protein, whose protein sequence is MKTARLFIAGLALAGLTAAASAGTLDEITKRGELRVAVQTQGPPFSLVGANGERTGSSVELAELMAKEMGVKITFLDFDWDGLIPALLSGKADLLVADMTPTLARGMKVAFTTPYMYTGSTVFTKADSKFKTTQDCKAKGTKIAVLLGATGEKEAKAAFPDADIKSYKGGGPLLLDAVNNGQADCGVNDVSAVKGQSTAYPAGSFTIMPELLSKEPLAFATRYDEPDLLVWMNLFLNQVTIDGRLQKNLDYWVNSDAWKKDH, encoded by the coding sequence ATGAAGACTGCCAGACTTTTCATCGCCGGACTTGCGCTCGCCGGCCTCACCGCCGCTGCCAGCGCCGGAACGCTCGACGAGATCACCAAGCGCGGCGAATTGCGCGTCGCCGTGCAGACGCAGGGACCGCCCTTCTCGCTGGTCGGCGCCAATGGCGAACGCACCGGCAGTTCGGTTGAACTGGCCGAATTGATGGCCAAGGAAATGGGCGTCAAGATCACCTTCCTCGACTTCGACTGGGACGGCCTGATCCCGGCGCTGTTGTCGGGCAAGGCCGACCTGCTGGTCGCCGACATGACGCCGACGCTCGCGCGCGGCATGAAGGTCGCCTTCACCACGCCCTACATGTATACGGGCAGCACTGTCTTCACCAAGGCCGACAGCAAGTTCAAGACCACGCAGGACTGCAAGGCCAAGGGCACCAAGATCGCCGTGCTGCTGGGCGCCACCGGCGAGAAGGAAGCCAAGGCCGCCTTCCCCGATGCCGACATCAAGAGCTACAAGGGCGGCGGTCCGCTGCTGCTCGACGCCGTCAACAACGGCCAGGCCGATTGCGGTGTCAACGACGTCTCGGCGGTCAAGGGCCAGTCGACAGCCTATCCGGCCGGCAGCTTCACCATCATGCCGGAGCTGTTGTCGAAGGAGCCGCTTGCCTTCGCCACGCGCTATGACGAGCCGGACCTGCTGGTCTGGATGAACCTGTTCCTCAACCAGGTCACCATCGACGGCCGCCTGCAGAAGAACCTCGACTACTGGGTCAATTCCGACGCCTGGAAGAAAGACCACTGA
- a CDS encoding saccharopine dehydrogenase family protein, producing MKIAVLGGLGLQGRAAIADLVASDGVEEVVCVDTAPDGAARLAGLTDLSRVRFVVPEGAIASVLGNVLDDVDAAIDLLPQPLMRDAVQAAIATRTPLVTTNYGKAIADLGAAAEQAGVSIMTECGLDPGIDLVLYARAARQFDAITAIDSYCGGIPEPKAMAKPLCYKVSWNFDMVLVSQNRDSVMIEDGERVAVPAGRQHDNSFIHEIEVEGLGTLEAFPNGDALHYVEMLAAAKGLRRSGRYTLRWPGWSAFWAPLKELGFLSEDKVSGIGASPREFLGRLLGPQLQYGPGEKDLCVMRNVFSGTQGGRAKTVTSDLIIERDLASGLFGMSLGVGYPASIVAQMLAHREIATPGLLNPLLHVPDEPFFDALARRGIKVTETVAWN from the coding sequence ATGAAGATCGCGGTTCTCGGCGGGCTCGGCCTGCAAGGACGGGCGGCGATCGCCGATCTCGTCGCCAGCGACGGCGTCGAGGAAGTCGTCTGCGTCGACACAGCCCCGGACGGAGCGGCCCGGCTTGCTGGCCTGACCGATCTTTCTCGCGTGCGTTTCGTCGTGCCGGAGGGCGCCATCGCCTCGGTGCTCGGCAATGTGCTGGATGACGTCGACGCCGCCATCGACCTGTTGCCCCAGCCGCTGATGCGCGACGCGGTGCAAGCGGCGATCGCAACCCGCACGCCGCTGGTCACCACCAATTACGGCAAGGCCATCGCCGACCTCGGCGCGGCAGCGGAACAGGCCGGCGTTTCGATCATGACCGAATGCGGGCTCGACCCCGGCATCGACCTCGTGCTCTACGCGCGGGCCGCCCGCCAGTTCGACGCGATCACCGCCATCGATTCCTATTGCGGTGGCATTCCCGAGCCGAAGGCTATGGCCAAGCCGCTCTGCTACAAGGTGAGCTGGAACTTCGACATGGTCCTGGTCAGCCAGAACCGCGACAGCGTCATGATCGAGGACGGTGAGCGCGTCGCGGTACCGGCTGGCCGCCAGCACGACAATTCTTTCATCCACGAGATCGAGGTCGAGGGTCTGGGCACTCTGGAAGCCTTCCCCAATGGCGATGCGCTGCATTACGTCGAGATGCTGGCCGCCGCCAAGGGTCTGCGCCGCTCCGGCCGCTACACGCTGCGCTGGCCGGGCTGGTCGGCGTTCTGGGCGCCGCTCAAGGAACTCGGCTTCCTCTCCGAAGACAAGGTTTCCGGCATCGGCGCCAGCCCGCGCGAATTCCTCGGCCGGTTGCTCGGGCCGCAACTGCAATATGGCCCCGGCGAGAAAGACCTGTGCGTGATGCGCAACGTCTTTTCCGGCACGCAAGGCGGCCGCGCCAAGACGGTGACATCGGACCTGATCATCGAGCGCGACCTAGCCTCGGGCCTGTTCGGCATGAGCCTCGGCGTCGGCTATCCCGCCAGCATCGTGGCGCAGATGCTGGCGCACCGCGAGATCGCAACGCCCGGCCTGCTCAACCCGCTGCTGCATGTGCCCGACGAACCCTTCTTCGACGCGCTGGCCAGGCGCGGCATCAAGGTCACCGAGACGGTGGCCTGGAACTGA
- a CDS encoding Lrp/AsnC family transcriptional regulator, with the protein MREHLDQTDRRLVKLLSQDAQLGVNRLAEKMAISVPTVRSRLRNLIDRNLLKIVGLLNLTERPELISAIVGINAQGRGQARQLAERIAELPFVNSASVVTGRFDIIVDVTVAGDVADLYRITSELIPGAGVPGEVVRSETFVVMASCNKWVSLPEGCWSDETPARKEMP; encoded by the coding sequence TTGCGGGAACATCTCGATCAGACTGACCGGCGGCTGGTCAAGCTGCTGTCCCAAGACGCGCAACTCGGCGTCAACCGGCTTGCCGAGAAGATGGCGATATCGGTGCCAACGGTGCGCTCGCGGCTGCGCAACCTGATCGACCGCAACCTGCTGAAAATCGTCGGGCTGCTGAACCTGACCGAGCGCCCCGAACTGATCTCGGCCATCGTCGGCATCAACGCACAGGGACGTGGCCAGGCGCGGCAATTGGCGGAGCGCATAGCCGAATTGCCTTTCGTCAACTCGGCCTCAGTGGTCACCGGGCGCTTCGACATCATCGTCGACGTCACCGTGGCCGGCGATGTCGCCGACCTCTACCGCATCACCAGCGAACTGATCCCCGGCGCCGGTGTGCCCGGCGAGGTGGTGCGCAGCGAGACCTTCGTCGTCATGGCCTCCTGCAACAAATGGGTGAGCCTGCCGGAAGGCTGCTGGTCGGACGAAACGCCGGCGCGCAAGGAAATGCCATGA
- a CDS encoding SDR family oxidoreductase has translation MSGIKGKVIAITGASSGIGEATALLLAKRGARVVLGARRAERLDALVSTIVSAGGEAACLAMDVKKREDLAKLVALACDRFGTIDVLINNAGIGPNSLLDDLRVEDWEEMIDINIKGPLYGIAAALPVFRRQGFGHFVNILSTAGPIIKPTMAVYAGTKNAVRAIAEGLRLEAGPTVRVTNISPGFVQTNFADSMTNPGIKAEIEKRMGEIAISPNAIGRAIAFAIEQPAEVDVSEIVIRPTAQA, from the coding sequence CAGCAGCGGCATCGGGGAGGCAACGGCGCTCTTGCTGGCCAAACGAGGAGCCAGGGTTGTGCTCGGGGCTCGGCGCGCCGAGCGTCTTGACGCGCTCGTCAGCACCATCGTGAGCGCGGGCGGCGAGGCAGCCTGTCTCGCCATGGACGTGAAGAAGCGTGAGGACCTTGCAAAGCTCGTTGCTCTTGCCTGCGACAGGTTCGGCACGATCGATGTGCTGATCAACAATGCCGGTATCGGCCCGAACTCCCTGCTCGATGACCTGCGCGTCGAAGATTGGGAAGAAATGATCGACATCAACATAAAGGGACCGCTCTACGGCATCGCAGCGGCTTTGCCGGTGTTTCGCCGCCAGGGCTTTGGCCACTTCGTCAACATCCTCTCGACGGCGGGGCCGATCATCAAGCCGACAATGGCTGTTTATGCTGGAACAAAGAACGCGGTTCGGGCGATCGCCGAAGGTTTGCGACTTGAAGCCGGCCCCACGGTGCGCGTGACAAACATCTCGCCGGGCTTCGTCCAGACGAACTTCGCGGACTCGATGACCAATCCGGGGATCAAGGCGGAGATCGAAAAACGCATGGGCGAAATCGCGATCTCCCCCAATGCTATCGGCCGCGCCATCGCCTTCGCGATCGAGCAACCGGCCGAGGTCGATGTGAGCGAGATCGTCATTCGACCCACCGCACAGGCTTGA